The following coding sequences lie in one Sorghum bicolor cultivar BTx623 chromosome 6, Sorghum_bicolor_NCBIv3, whole genome shotgun sequence genomic window:
- the LOC8072055 gene encoding potassium transporter 19 gives MSLEVENPPGIETTKQLKRQDSLYGDAEKVSSFKHHGSEGGWSRLLHLAFQSIGIIYGDVGTSPLYAISSTFPDGIKNHDDLLGVLSLILYTLILIPMVKYVFIVLYADDNGDGGTFALYSLISRHAKVRLIPNQQAEDAMVSNYGIEAPNSQLRRAQWLKQKLESSKAAKIGLFTITILGTSMVMGDGTLTPAISVLSAVSGIREKVPSLTETQVVWISVPILFALFSVQRYGTDKVGYSFAPIITVWFFLIAAIGMYNLVVHEIGVLRAFNPMYIVDYFRRNGKEGWVSLGGVILCVTGTEGMYADLSHFSIKAIQISFSTVLLPSVALCYIGQTAYLRKFPESVADTFFRSIPEIMFWPTFIIAILSAIIASQAMLSGAFAILSKALSLGCFPSVQVVHTSKSYAGQVYIPEVNFLMGLASIIVTITFRTTTEIGNAYGICVVTVFSITTHLTTIVMLLVWRKRFIFILLFYVVFSSIELIYLSSILTKFIQGGYLPFCFSLVLMALMITWHYVHVMKYWYELDHIVPADEVTALLEKHEVRRIPGVGLLYSDLVQGIPPVFPRLVQRIPSVHSVFLFMSIKHLPIPHVAPVERFLFRQVGPREHRMFRCVARYGYSDMLEESVLFKGFLTERLKMFIQEEAVFATNSTAGDTQTSPNEDGNISSDLDLWVKKEKQMIDTEMERGVVYLMGEANVIAGPNSSAAKKIVVDHVYTFLRKNLTEGEKVLSIPKDQLLKVGITYEI, from the exons ATGTCTCTAGAAGTTGAGAACCCACCAGGAATAGAGACGACCAAACAGCTCAAGCGACAGGACTCGCTTTATGGTGATGCAGAAAAGGTCTCTAGCTTCAAGCATCATGGCTCTGAG GGAGGCTGGTCGCGGTTGCTGCATCTTGCATTTCAGAGCATTGGTATCATCTATGGGGACGTTGGGACATCACCACTCTATGCGATATCCAGCACCTTCCCTGATGGCATCAAGAACCACGATGACCTCCTTGGCGTCCTCTCCCTCATCCTCTACACCCTCATCCTGATACCAATGGTCAAGTACGTCTTCATTGTGCTTTATGCAGATGACAATGGAGATG GTGGCACGTTTGCTCTCTACTCACTTATATCACGGCATGCCAAGGTAAGGCTGATACCAAACCAGCAGGCTGAGGATGCTATGGTGTCAAATTATGGCATTGAAGCACCCAATTCGCAACTGAGGAGGGCGCAGTGGCTGAAGCAGAAGCTCGAGTCTAGCAAGGCAGCAAAGATTGGCCTCTTTACCATTACAATCCTTGGCACATCAATGGTGATGGGGGATGGAACCTTGACACCAGCAATTTCTG TGCTCTCTGCAGTGAGTGGGATTAGAGAGAAGGTGCCAAGCTTAACTGAAA CGCAGGTAGTCTGGATTTCAGTGCCAATTTTGTTTGCGCTCTTCTCAGTCCAGCGCTATGGTACAGACAAGGTTGGGTATTCCTTTGCTCCGATCATCACAGTGTGGTTTTTTCTTATTGCTGCCATTGGAATGTATAACCTCGTTGTGCATGAGATCGGTGTTCTTCGAGCCTTCAATCCAATGTACATAGTAGATTACTTCAGAAGAAACGGGAAGGAAGGATGGGTTTCACTGGGTGGTGTTATCTTGTGTGTCACAG GCACAGAAGGAATGTATGCAGACCTAAGCCATTTCAGTATCAAGGCCATTCAG ATCAGCTTTAGCACTGTCTTATTGCCCTCGGTGGCACTGTGTTACATCGGGCAGACAGCTTATCTGAGAAAATTCCCAGAAAGTGTCGCAGACACTTTCTTTAGATCAATCCCAG AGATAATGTTCTGGCCAACCTTCATTATTGCCATTCTTTCGGCTATCATTGCAAGCCAAGCTATGCTGTCAGGCGCATTCGCCATCCTCTCCAAGGCTTTATCCCTTGGCTGTTTCCCCAGTGTTCAAGTGGTTCATACCTCAAAGAGCTATGCGGGCCAGGTTTACATTCCTGAAGTGAACTTTTTGATGGGATTAGCAAGCATCATAGTCACGATAACCTTCAGAACCACCACCGAAATTGGCAATGCTTATG GGATCTGTGTTGTGACTGTGTTCTCAATCACCACCCACTTGACGACTATTGTGATGTTACTCGTATGGAGGAAAAGGTTTATCTTCATCTTGCTTTTCTATGTGGTGTTCAGCTCCATAGAGCTGATTTACCTCTCATCCATACTGACGAAGTTCATCCAAGGTGGGTACCTGCCATTCTGCTTCTCACTTGTCCTCATGGCCTTAATGATAACATGGCACTACGTCCACGTCATGAAGTACTGGTATGAGCTGGACCATATCGTGCCAGCTGATGAAGTGACAGCACTGCTTGAGAAGCATGAAGTGCGGCGGATCCCCGGGGTGGGCCTCCTTTACTCAGACCTGGTTCAAGGCATTCCCCCTGTATTTCCACGTCTAGTGCAGAGGATACCCTCTGTGCACTCGGTCTTCCTGTTCATGTCGATCAAGCACCTGCCTATCCCACATGTGGCTCCTGTGGAGCGGTTCCTCTTTCGGCAAGTCGGCCCAAGGGAGCACCGCATGTTCCGGTGTGTGGCGAGGTATGGGTACAGTGACATGCTAGAAGAGTCGGTGTTGTTCAAAGGGTTCCTCACGGAGAGGCTAAAAATGTTCATCCAGGAAGAGGCTGTGTTTGCGACGAACTCTACAGCCGGGGATACCCAGACAAGTCCCAATGAGGATGGGAACATCAGctctgatttggatctttgggtCAAAAAGGAAAAGCAAATGATTGACACGGAGATGGAGCGAGGGGTGGTCTACCTTATGGGCGAAGCCAATGTCATAGCAGGACCAAATTCATCTGCCGCAAAAAAGATAGTCGTAGACCATGTCTATACATTCTTGAGAAAGAACTTGACGGAAGGGGAGAAAGTGCTCTCCATTCCAAAAGACCAACTACTCAAAGTAGGGATAACATACGAGATATAG